From the Plasmodium cynomolgi strain B DNA, scaffold: 0831, whole genome shotgun sequence genome, the window TTTCATAATTCTTAGTGCATACAATACTGAAATgatttatattattctacTTTTTCTTAAACATTATCTGAATGaaatttcatataatagacaatttaaaaaaattatataatttataaaattaaaaattaacatatctataatttatataCTCGCTTGttcaaacaattttttggtaCTTTAAcaatttctatttttttacttaaatatCTTAATTACTGAAAAATGGAATGCAATTACAAAACATGGAGTAACACtgtatattttcataaattatagtaaaatagatatgtttattttatattatttatataattcgtagttatttatatgtaatgaaatgtatatttttttatatgtgtttAGCattaagcaaaatataattcatctttaattttttagtatgATTTTTTCGATGTTgttgaaaattatataaataaagcaAATGAGGCTCAATTGAACCATGCATCGGATGAAATTTCCTCTATTTGTTCATCTATTATATATGAGGAATCTTCgtttaaatatgaagaaatagcGAAAAATGTTTGTGAAGAGCTTATAAAactatataaattattaaatactgatgaaaaaaaattaacaaattgttataaatataacaatgattgcgaattttttaattattgggtaaattttaaaatagctAAAAGTAGGAGAAATGAAAGTCtttgtattaaaaatatttacgatAATATAGGTGATCATTTTCAgcatacaaatttttataaaaaaatttttaatttaatatatgaTATTAACAAGGATGATCtggataaaatgaataaattatatagtTTATATGAGAACTACAGTAAACTTAACACTATTATAGATAGTAACCAGGATCTGGATAAACAACAATTATTAACTCTCTCAACTGCATGTTGTACTGATTACATTAAAGCTAGTTATATATGCAATGGtggtaataataaaaataataataagttTTGTGAAAAACTAAAAGC encodes:
- a CDS encoding hypothetical protein (putative); translated protein: MIANFLIIGRNESLCIKNIYDNIGDHFQHTNFYKKIFNLIYDINKDDLDKMNKLYSLYENYSKLNTIIDSNQDLDKQQLLTLSTACCTDYIKASYICNGGNNKNNNKFCEKLKAFKSKYEELYNKVDTNGFEISANFKKLTQCGNTNIVSTALVGTAVGLIPLLGVLYKFTPLGQYFNYKKRKLSQLCRNNNEEMDNIKLMDQESEHISYQQGGFNIKYHSV